A DNA window from Ipomoea triloba cultivar NCNSP0323 chromosome 10, ASM357664v1 contains the following coding sequences:
- the LOC116032473 gene encoding putative pentatricopeptide repeat-containing protein At3g16890, mitochondrial: MAVSLSGGRRAAISLQRARKLSSLSSVAITNLSDQNRNSIKPNPQQPSKTGSLAASGECSQGSQLKNPTHYLQSPIEEARAHKSTQKPIDILIISQILPRKDWYLLLNHEFKAKRVHLNPQSIISVLQNQDNPLLPLRFYVWVSSINIGFTKNQSIRGVLANALYRKGPLLLSAELIQDIRNSGYRIDEDLLCVLIGSWGRLGLAKYSAQVLEQVSFLGLSPSTRLYNAVLDASVKSNLLDLAYLKFQQMQVDNCIPDRYTYNILIHGVSKAGVMDEALRLVKQMEGLGYSPNVFTYTILIDGFCNANRVNEAFQIIQTMKSRNVAPNEATLRALVGGVFRCLPPSEAFEMLSGWLDKEPGVPKVACDAMLSCLCDNSLPMEAAEFLRKSVKRGYFPDSATFSLTVNCLIKGLGIDVVCQMLDFFTNRGLKVAFDTYLLLIGALYKSGRIEEGNRYLEQMFREGLVSNTFSYNMIIDCFCKNKMMGRATEVFTEMSLSCIHPNLVSFNTLIDGHCKLGELTQARKLLLMLLERGFKPDVYTFSSIIDGLCRAHAIEDAFDCFTEMAEWDVCPNATTYNILIRALCVTGDVGRSMELLKEMQAVGISADLFSFNALIESFCRMNKIEKAKRLLRNMLILDLKPDNYTYSAFIKALCRLGRFDQAKDLLFSMEANGCTPDTQTCNSFTDLLVQSSRLEEAQNIFIEFSKRGIPLKPIKVT, translated from the coding sequence ATGGCCGTATCACTTTCAGGTGGAAGAAGAGCTGCCATTTCTCTGCAAAGGGCCAGAAAGCTATCTTCTTTGTCTTCGGTCGCGATCACAAATCTATCCGACCAAAACCGCAATTCAATCAAGCCCAATCCTCAGCAACCCTCAAAAACTGGTTCTTTAGCGGCATCGGGTGAGTGTTCTCAGGGCTCTCAATTGAAAAACCCTACCCACTACTTGCAATCTCCCATTGAAGAAGCTAGGGCACACAAGTCTACTCAAAAGCCCATTGATATTCTGATAATTTCTCAAATTCTCCCAAGAAAAGACTGGTACTTACTGCTCAACCACGAGTTTAAAGCTAAACGGGTCCATTTGAACCCTCAATCAATTATTAGTGTCCTGCAAAATCAAGACAACCCATTACTCCCTTTGAGGTTTTATGTTTGGGTTTCTAGTATTAACATTGGTTTTACAAAAAATCAGTCGATTCGTGGTGTTCTAGCCAATGCCCTGTATAGAAAGGGACCACTTCTGTTATCAGCTGAATTGATTCAGGATATTAGAAATTCTGGGTATAGAATTGATGAGGATTTGTTGTGTGTTTTGATTGGGAGTTGGGGGAGATTAGGATTGGCTAAGTATTCTGCCCAGGTTTTGGAACAGGTTTCCTTTTTGGGTCTTAGTCCTAGTACTAGGTTGTATAATGCAGTGCTTGATGCATCAGTGAAGTCGAATTTGCTTGACTTGGCTTATCTTAAGTTCCAGCAAATGCAGGTGGATAATTGTATCCCGGATAGGTATACCTATAATATCCTCATACATGGGGTTTCTAAGGCTGGTGTTATGGATGAAGCACTTCGATTAGTGAAGCAGATGGAGGGATTGGGATATTCGCCCAATGTATTTACATATACAATCTTGATTGACGGGTTCTGTAATGCAAATAGAGTAAACGAGGCTTTTCAGATAATCCAGACGATGAAGAGTAGGAATGTCGCTCCAAATGAAGCTACACTGAGAGCACTGGTTGGAGGAGTTTTTCGTTGTTTGCCACCGAGTGAGGCTTTTGAAATGTTATCTGGATGGCTAGATAAGGAACCGGGAGTGCCTAAAGTTGCATGTGATGCTATGTTAAGTTGTCTTTGTGATAATTCCTTGCCAATGGAGGCAGCTGAATTTCTAAGAAAATCGGTAAAAAGGGGTTACTTTCCAGATAGTGCAACATTTAGTCTTACCGTAAATTGTTTAATCAAGGGACTAGGGATTGATGTGGTCTGTCAGATGCTAGATTTTTTTACTAACCGAGGTTTGAAGGTGGCTTTTGATACTTATCTTCTGCTCATTGGGGCTCTTTACAAGTCGGGAAGAATAGAAGAAGGCAATCGCTATTTAGAGCAGATGTTCCGAGAAGGACTTGTATCAAACACATTCTCATACAATATGATAATTGACTGCTTCTGCAAAAATAAGATGATGGGGCGAGCAACAGAGGTTTTCACAGAAATGAGTTTAAGTTGTATTCATCCTAACCTTGTTAGTTTCAATACACTCATTGACGGGCATTGCAAGTTAGGGGAGCTAACACAGGCCCGCAAGCTGCTACTGATGCTGTTGGAGCGTGGTTTTAAACCAGACGTGTACACATTCAGCTCTATAATTGATGGTCTTTGTAGAGCACATGCGATTGAAGATGCTTTTGACTGTTTCACAGAAATGGCCGAATGGGACGTTTGCCCAAATGCAACAACATACAACATCTTAATCCGGGCTCTCTGTGTTACCGGGGATGTTGGTAGATCAATGGAGTTGTTAAAGGAGATGCAAGCTGTTGGAATAAGCGCAGATCTTTTCTCCTTCAATGCTTTAATCGAAAGTTTCTGTAGAATGAATAAGATTGAGAAGGCAAAAAGGCTTCTCAGAAACATGTTGATCTTGGACTTGAAGCCCGACAATTATACGTATAGTGCTTTTATCAAGGCATTATGTAGATTAGGGAGATTCGATCAAGCTAAGGACTTACTTTTCTCCATGGAAGCAAATGGGTGCACTCCGGATACCCAGACATGTAACTCATTTACAGATTTGCTGGTTCAGTCATCTCGGCTTGAAGAAgcccaaaatattttcattgagTTTAGCAAGAGGGGAATCCCGCTGAAGCCTATAAAAGTCACGTAA
- the LOC116032474 gene encoding AIG2-like protein D, producing the protein MANSQAISNVFVYGSLMADDVVRVLLNRVPPSSPATLHNFHRFSIKGRVYPAIVPVENKKVDGRVLQGITLPEMDILDNFEDVEYERRTVDVALTDSSKILQADTYVWVDKNDPNLYGEWNLEEWKILHMKDFMKMTMGFMEELEQADSKTRVATYESFYNQEGKN; encoded by the exons ATGGCGAATTCACAGGCAATCTCCAACGTTTTCGTGTATGGAAGCCTTATGGCAGACGACGTCGTTCGTGTCCTCCTCAATCGCGTTCCTCCTTCCTCCCCAGCTACCCTCCATAATTT TCATAGATTTAGCATCAAGGGACGCGTTTATCCTGCAATTGTACCAGTGGAAAATAAGAAAGTTGATGGAAGG GTTCTCCAGGGAATCACTCTTCCTGAAATGGATATCCTGGATAACTTTGAGGATGTTGAATATGAAAGGAGGACAGTCGATGTTGCTCTGACG GATAGTTCCAAGATCTTGCAGGCTGATACATATGTTTGGGTTGACAAGAATGATCCAAACTTGTATGGGGAGTGGAACTTAGAG GAATGGAAGATATTGCACATGAAAGACTTCATGAAAATGACAATGGGATTTATGGAAGAACTGGAACAAGCAGATTCCAAGACCAGGGTGGCAACTTATGAATCCTTCTACAACCAGGAAGGCAAGAATTAG
- the LOC116032472 gene encoding CRM-domain containing factor CFM3A, chloroplastic/mitochondrial isoform X2, with protein sequence MAILSTHQFYPRTTRLQFLRYTSSGPFKTQSLCAKNRTVNPESSVGKTQQRASNFVVKNKAKNIWGFEQSNSCGMSLSGSSWLDNWNEAYKKTKLKRPQIVLNYRRSGEFSGSDGEGGGSGSTMEKIVEKLKKFGYIDDVGDRDNSSERVIEKGSIEDIFHVEEGMLPNARGGFSEKYPMGDDSVVATDGEIRFPWEKPWKEEEERYSVRKKSNTYLAKLTLPERELRRLTNLALRIKNKMRITGAGVTQEAVENIHKKWKSSEVVKLKIEGAPALNMKRMHEILERKTGGLVIWRSGTSVALYRGVSYEAPEQPKKRIFNRNEIPHKFSPPVDEKLSNEPSEIGLRDDVHAPQANQLSTLEETDDIEEEVEVKYEDEVDKLLDGLGPRYLDWPGSGPLPVDADLLPGIIPGYQPPFRLLPYGVRSTLGTKEATALRRLARTLPPHFAIGRSRQHQGLASAMIKLWEKCSIAKIALKRGVQLTTSERMAEDIKKLTRGILLSRNKDFLVFYRGKDFLLREVAEALLEKERLAKTLQDDEEQARLRASVFVTPSVHVTHSSGIAGTLGETLDADARWGKTLDDKDKEKVMREAEILRHADLVRKLEKNLAFAERKLMKAERALSKVEETLKPLNQPADPNSITDEERFMFRKLGLRMKAFLLLGRRGVFDGTVENMHLHWKYRELVKVIVKAKTFDQVKSIALALEVESGGVLVSVDKVSKGYAVIVFRGKEYQRPSTLRPKNLLTKRKALARSIELQRREALLNHMATVQKRVNQLKAEIEQMDSVKDHGDTELYDKLDSAYLTEDEESEKCGHLDEGSLDYTKWEQGEQMKMKGA encoded by the exons ATGGCTATATTGTCCACTCATCAGTTCTACCCAAGAACAACAAGGCTGCAGTTTCTCAGGTACACTTCTTCAGGCCCTTTCAAGACTCAATCTTTATGTGCAAAAAATAGAACTGTCAATCCAGAGAGTAGTGTAGGGAAAACCCAGCAGAGGGCTTCAAATTTTGTTGTGAAAAACAAGGCTAAGAACATATGGGGATTTGAACAGTCAAATTCTTGTGGCATGAGCTTGTCTGGTAGTTCTTGGTTAGACAATTGGAATGAAGCCTATAAGAAAACTAAGTTGAAAAGGCCTCAAATTGTTTTGAACTATAGAAGGAGTGGGGAATTTTCAGGTTCAGATGGAGAAGGGGGTGGTAGTGGTAGCACAATggagaaaattgttgaaaaattgaagaaatttgggTATATTGATGATGTTGGTGACAGGGATAATAGCTCAGAGAGAGTGATTGAGAAAGGATCCATTGAGGATATATTTCATGTGGAAGAAGGGATGCTCCCAAATGCGAGGGGCGGGTTTTCTGAGAAATATCCTATGGGGGATGATAGTGTGGTTGCCACTGATGGGGAGATTAGGTTTCCATGGGAAAAGCCATGGAAAGAAGAGGAGGAGAGGTATTCAGTGAGGAAGAAGAGTAATACTTATTTGGCTAAGCTAACTCTTCCCGAGCGGGAGCTAAGAAGGTTGACAAATTTGGCTCTTCGGATTAAGAACAAGATGAGAATTACGGGTGCTGGTGTTACCCAAGAGGCTGTGGAAAATATTCACAAGAAATGGAAGTCGTCTGAGGTGGTGAAATTGAAAATCGAGGGGGCTCCCGCGCTGAATATGAAGCGAATGCATGAGATTCTAGAG AGGAAAACTGGTGGGTTGGTGATTTGGAGGTCCGGCACTTCTGTGGCACTTTATCGAGGTGTTAGTTATGAGGCTCCTGAACAACCAAAAAAACGAATATTCAACAGAAACGAGATTCCTCATAAGTTCTCTCCCCCAGTGGATGAAAAATTAAGCAATGAACCTTCAGAAATTGGCCTTAGAGATGATGTACACGCACCTCAAGCAAACCAATTGAGTACATTAGAAGAGACTGATGATATTGAGGaagaagtggaagtgaaatatGAAGATGAAGTGGACAAACTGTTAGATGGCCTTGGGCCTAGGTATTTGGATTGGCCAGGATCAGGTCCTTTACCAGTAGATGCGGATCTTCTCCCGGGTATAATCCCTGGTTATCAACCTCCGTTTAGGCTACTTCCATATGGGGTTAGATCTACACTAGGAACTAAGGAAGCTACGGCTTTACGAAGGCTAGCTAGAACTCTACCGCCACATTTTGCTATAG GCAGAAGCAGGCAGCATCAAGGTTTGGCATCAGCAATGATTAAGTTATGGGAGAAATGTTCAATTGCAAAGATTGCTTTGAAACGTGGGGTGCAACTAACTACAAGCGAGAGAATGGCTGAAGATATTAAG AAATTAACCAGGGGCATACTGCTCTCTAGAAACAAGGATTTTCTGGTATTTTATAGAGGAAAGGACTTTTTGTTACGTGAGGTTGCTGAAGCATTGTTGGAAAAAGAGAGGTTAGCAAAGACCCTACAAGATGACGAAGAGCAAGCACGGCTACGTGCTTCAGTGTTTGTTACGCCAAGTGTTCATGTAACACATTCTTCTGGAATTGCGGGCACACTAGGAGAAACTTTAGATGCAGATGCCAGATGGGGAAAAACGCTGGATGATAAGGACAAGGAGAAGGTGATGAGGGAAGCGGAAATACTAAGGCATGCTGACCTTGTCAGAAAGCTCGAGAAAAATCTTGCCTTT GCTGAAAGAAAATTAATGAAAGCCGAACGGGCTTTGTCAAAGGTGGAGGAGACTTTGAAGCCATTAAATCAGCCAGCAGATCCCAATAGCATAACAGATGAGGAGAGATTTATGTTTCGGAAACTGGGATTAAGGATGAAAGCTTTCTTACTTCTGG GTAGGCGCGGAGTTTTTGATGGTACCGTGGAGAACATGCACTTGCATTGGAAATACCGTGAATTGGTGAAGGTGATTGTGAAAGCTAAAACTTTTGATCAGGTAAAAAGTATTGCCTTAGCCCTCGAAGTCGAGAGTGGTGGTGTCTTGGTTTCGGTGGACAAAGTATCCAAAGGGTACGCAGTAATTGTATTTCGTGGTAAGGAATATCAACGCCCATCTACACTTCGACCAAAAAATCTTTTAACAAAGAGGAAAGCTTTGGCACGTTCAATTGAGCTCCAACGGCGTGAG GCTCTCTTGAATCATATGGCAACTGTTCAGAAACGAGTAAATCAGCTGAAGGCTGAAATT GAACAAATGGATAGTGTAAAAGACCATGGAGACACAGAACTATATGACAAACTAGATTCAGCTTATCTTACTGAAGACGAGGAGAGCGAG AAGTGCGGGCACTTGGATGAAGGGAGCTTGGATTACACTAAATGGGAACAAGGCGAGCAGATGAAGATGAAGGGAGCGTAA
- the LOC116032472 gene encoding CRM-domain containing factor CFM3A, chloroplastic/mitochondrial isoform X1: MAILSTHQFYPRTTRLQFLRYTSSGPFKTQSLCAKNRTVNPESSVGKTQQRASNFVVKNKAKNIWGFEQSNSCGMSLSGSSWLDNWNEAYKKTKLKRPQIVLNYRRSGEFSGSDGEGGGSGSTMEKIVEKLKKFGYIDDVGDRDNSSERVIEKGSIEDIFHVEEGMLPNARGGFSEKYPMGDDSVVATDGEIRFPWEKPWKEEEERYSVRKKSNTYLAKLTLPERELRRLTNLALRIKNKMRITGAGVTQEAVENIHKKWKSSEVVKLKIEGAPALNMKRMHEILERKTGGLVIWRSGTSVALYRGVSYEAPEQPKKRIFNRNEIPHKFSPPVDEKLSNEPSEIGLRDDVHAPQANQLSTLEETDDIEEEVEVKYEDEVDKLLDGLGPRYLDWPGSGPLPVDADLLPGIIPGYQPPFRLLPYGVRSTLGTKEATALRRLARTLPPHFAIGRSRQHQGLASAMIKLWEKCSIAKIALKRGVQLTTSERMAEDIKKLTRGILLSRNKDFLVFYRGKDFLLREVAEALLEKERLAKTLQDDEEQARLRASVFVTPSVHVTHSSGIAGTLGETLDADARWGKTLDDKDKEKVMREAEILRHADLVRKLEKNLAFAERKLMKAERALSKVEETLKPLNQPADPNSITDEERFMFRKLGLRMKAFLLLGRRGVFDGTVENMHLHWKYRELVKVIVKAKTFDQVKSIALALEVESGGVLVSVDKVSKGYAVIVFRGKEYQRPSTLRPKNLLTKRKALARSIELQRREALLNHMATVQKRVNQLKAEIEQMDSVKDHGDTELYDKLDSAYLTEDEESEEEGEEADLEGYGSDGPVNGSESLGGNMHLETDFPYDALDESEPELVDSDGLDGNIHLDTGFPYDIRDESEPEPVDR; the protein is encoded by the exons ATGGCTATATTGTCCACTCATCAGTTCTACCCAAGAACAACAAGGCTGCAGTTTCTCAGGTACACTTCTTCAGGCCCTTTCAAGACTCAATCTTTATGTGCAAAAAATAGAACTGTCAATCCAGAGAGTAGTGTAGGGAAAACCCAGCAGAGGGCTTCAAATTTTGTTGTGAAAAACAAGGCTAAGAACATATGGGGATTTGAACAGTCAAATTCTTGTGGCATGAGCTTGTCTGGTAGTTCTTGGTTAGACAATTGGAATGAAGCCTATAAGAAAACTAAGTTGAAAAGGCCTCAAATTGTTTTGAACTATAGAAGGAGTGGGGAATTTTCAGGTTCAGATGGAGAAGGGGGTGGTAGTGGTAGCACAATggagaaaattgttgaaaaattgaagaaatttgggTATATTGATGATGTTGGTGACAGGGATAATAGCTCAGAGAGAGTGATTGAGAAAGGATCCATTGAGGATATATTTCATGTGGAAGAAGGGATGCTCCCAAATGCGAGGGGCGGGTTTTCTGAGAAATATCCTATGGGGGATGATAGTGTGGTTGCCACTGATGGGGAGATTAGGTTTCCATGGGAAAAGCCATGGAAAGAAGAGGAGGAGAGGTATTCAGTGAGGAAGAAGAGTAATACTTATTTGGCTAAGCTAACTCTTCCCGAGCGGGAGCTAAGAAGGTTGACAAATTTGGCTCTTCGGATTAAGAACAAGATGAGAATTACGGGTGCTGGTGTTACCCAAGAGGCTGTGGAAAATATTCACAAGAAATGGAAGTCGTCTGAGGTGGTGAAATTGAAAATCGAGGGGGCTCCCGCGCTGAATATGAAGCGAATGCATGAGATTCTAGAG AGGAAAACTGGTGGGTTGGTGATTTGGAGGTCCGGCACTTCTGTGGCACTTTATCGAGGTGTTAGTTATGAGGCTCCTGAACAACCAAAAAAACGAATATTCAACAGAAACGAGATTCCTCATAAGTTCTCTCCCCCAGTGGATGAAAAATTAAGCAATGAACCTTCAGAAATTGGCCTTAGAGATGATGTACACGCACCTCAAGCAAACCAATTGAGTACATTAGAAGAGACTGATGATATTGAGGaagaagtggaagtgaaatatGAAGATGAAGTGGACAAACTGTTAGATGGCCTTGGGCCTAGGTATTTGGATTGGCCAGGATCAGGTCCTTTACCAGTAGATGCGGATCTTCTCCCGGGTATAATCCCTGGTTATCAACCTCCGTTTAGGCTACTTCCATATGGGGTTAGATCTACACTAGGAACTAAGGAAGCTACGGCTTTACGAAGGCTAGCTAGAACTCTACCGCCACATTTTGCTATAG GCAGAAGCAGGCAGCATCAAGGTTTGGCATCAGCAATGATTAAGTTATGGGAGAAATGTTCAATTGCAAAGATTGCTTTGAAACGTGGGGTGCAACTAACTACAAGCGAGAGAATGGCTGAAGATATTAAG AAATTAACCAGGGGCATACTGCTCTCTAGAAACAAGGATTTTCTGGTATTTTATAGAGGAAAGGACTTTTTGTTACGTGAGGTTGCTGAAGCATTGTTGGAAAAAGAGAGGTTAGCAAAGACCCTACAAGATGACGAAGAGCAAGCACGGCTACGTGCTTCAGTGTTTGTTACGCCAAGTGTTCATGTAACACATTCTTCTGGAATTGCGGGCACACTAGGAGAAACTTTAGATGCAGATGCCAGATGGGGAAAAACGCTGGATGATAAGGACAAGGAGAAGGTGATGAGGGAAGCGGAAATACTAAGGCATGCTGACCTTGTCAGAAAGCTCGAGAAAAATCTTGCCTTT GCTGAAAGAAAATTAATGAAAGCCGAACGGGCTTTGTCAAAGGTGGAGGAGACTTTGAAGCCATTAAATCAGCCAGCAGATCCCAATAGCATAACAGATGAGGAGAGATTTATGTTTCGGAAACTGGGATTAAGGATGAAAGCTTTCTTACTTCTGG GTAGGCGCGGAGTTTTTGATGGTACCGTGGAGAACATGCACTTGCATTGGAAATACCGTGAATTGGTGAAGGTGATTGTGAAAGCTAAAACTTTTGATCAGGTAAAAAGTATTGCCTTAGCCCTCGAAGTCGAGAGTGGTGGTGTCTTGGTTTCGGTGGACAAAGTATCCAAAGGGTACGCAGTAATTGTATTTCGTGGTAAGGAATATCAACGCCCATCTACACTTCGACCAAAAAATCTTTTAACAAAGAGGAAAGCTTTGGCACGTTCAATTGAGCTCCAACGGCGTGAG GCTCTCTTGAATCATATGGCAACTGTTCAGAAACGAGTAAATCAGCTGAAGGCTGAAATT GAACAAATGGATAGTGTAAAAGACCATGGAGACACAGAACTATATGACAAACTAGATTCAGCTTATCTTACTGAAGACGAGGAGAGCGAG gaagaagGGGAAGAAGCAGATCTCGAAGGTTATGGTAGTGATGGCCCTGTCAATGGAAGTGAGAGTTTGGGCGGGAATATGCATTTAGAAACCGACTTTCCATATGATGCCCTAGATGAATCGGAACCAGAACTCGTAGATAGTGATGGTTTGGATGGGAATATCCATTTAGACACCGGTTTTCCATATGATATCCGAGATGAATCAGAACCAGAACCTGTAGACCGATGA
- the LOC116033641 gene encoding cryptochrome DASH, chloroplastic/mitochondrial: MSAMILTPISSTSRTAINLAQSKQPIFFFTRKFPIIMSSSRSAAVHPVPGLSWEEMERVTAEPIFQSRYSSSPSGGDIRRGKGVAIVWFRNDLRVLDNEALYKAWISSEAVLPVYCVDPRLFSTTHYFGFPKTGALRAQFIVESLADLKRNLMKRGLNLLIQHGEPEEILPSLAKTYNAHTVYAQKETCSEELNVERAVSKNLRDAIQPSSNSKNATRLELNWGCTMYHIDDLPFNGKDLPDVYTQFRKSVESKSAIRNCIKIPTSLGPSPSVAEWGSVPEVTQLGLQPEKVSKGMKFVGGETAALSRVHEYFWKKDLLKIYKETRNGMLGPDYSTKFSPWLASGCLSPRLIHAEVKRYEKERLSNASTYWVLFELVWRDYFRFLSIKVGNSLFHPGGPRKLNSNWSKDQKLFDAWRNGQTGYPLIDANMKELLTTGFMSNRGRQIVCSFLVRDMGIDWRMGAEWFETCLLDYDPCSNYGNWTYGAGVGNDPREDRYFSIPKQAQNYDPEGKFVAYWLPELRPLPKEKRHSPGLSYIKPLVPLKHGYTTKSNHTQDKNRWKGRKF, encoded by the exons ATGAGCGCCATGATCCTCACTCCAATCTCCTCCACCTCGAGAACCGCGATCAATTTAGCTCAATCCAAACAACCGATATTCTTCTTCACTCGCAAATTTCCGATAATCATGTCGTCGTCTCGATCGGCGGCGGTGCATCCGGTTCCGGGGCTGAGTTGGGAGGAGATGGAGAGAGTGACGGCGGAACCGATATTTCAGAGCCGGTACAGCTCCTCGCCGAGCGGCGGTGACATTAGAAGAGGCAAAGGAGTCGCCATTGTTTGGTTCAGGAATGATCTGAGGGTTTTGGACAATGAGGCTTTGTACAAGGCTTGGATTTCCTCGGAGGCCGTGTTGCCGGTGTATTGCGTAGATCCCAGGCTCTTCTCCACTACTCATTACTTTGGTTTCCCCAAAACTGGAG CCTTGAGGGCTCAGTTCATTGTAGAGTCGTTGGCTGATTTGAAAAGGAATTTAATGAAACGGGGCCTTAACCTATTAATTCAGCATGGGGAACCTGAGGAGATCCTACCTTCACTTGCAAAGACATATAATGCACATACA GTTTATGCTCAAAAGGAAACATGCAGTGAGGAGCTGAATGTTGAAAGAGCAGTCTCCAAAAACTTGCGAGATGCCATACAACCGTCATCAAATTCTAAGAATGCTACTAGGTTAGAACTGAACTGGGGTTGCACTATGTACCACATAGATGACCTTCCATTCAACGGCAAGGACTTACCAGATGTATATACCCAATTCCGTAAG TCTGTTGAATCCAAATCGGCAATTCGAAATTGCATAAAAATTCCTACATCACTTGGTCCCTCTCCCAGTGTTGCAGAGTGGGGATCTGTTCCTGAAGTTACCCAGCTTGGTCTTCAACCAGAAAAG GTTTCTAAAGGGATGAAGTTTGTAGGTGGTGAAACTGCAGCTCTGAGTAGGGTGCACGAGTATTTTTGGAAGAAG GATTtgctaaaaatatataaagaaacaagaaatggCATGCTAGGACCTGATTATTCAACTAAATTCTCTCCTTGGCTTGCTTCTGGGTGCCTGTCTCCTCGCCTAATTCATGCTGAA GTGAAGAGATACGAGAAGGAAAGACTATCAAATGCTTCAACATATTG GGTTTTATTTGAACTGGTATGGAGGGATTACTTCAGATTTCTCTCAATCAAAGTGGGAAATTCACTTTTCCATCCAG GTGGACCTCGAAAGTTAAACTCTAATTGGAGCAAAGACCAGAAATTGTTTGATGCTTGGAGAAATGGTCAGACCGG GTACCCTCTGATAGATGCCAATATGAAAGAACTTTTGACTACTGGATTCATGTCAAATCGAGGGCGTCAG ATTGTTTGTTCTTTTCTCGTTCGAGATATGGGCATTGACTGGCGGATGGGAGCTGAGTGGTTTGAGACATGCCTCTTGGATTATGATCCATGCTCCAATTATGGTAATTGGACTTACGGGGCAG GTGTTGGCAATGACCCAAGAGAGGATCGTTATTTTAGTATTCCTAAGCAA GCACAAAACTATGACCCAGAAGGGAAGTTTGTAGCTTACTGGTTGCCGGAGCTACGACCACTTCCAAAAGAGAAACGACATTCCCCTGGGCTGTCATACATTAAGCCACTGGTCCCTCTCAAGCATGGCTACACCACAAAGTCCAACCATACACAGGACAAGAACAGATGGAAGGGAAGGAAGTTTTGA